In Campylobacter anatolicus, one DNA window encodes the following:
- the groL gene encoding chaperonin GroEL (60 kDa chaperone family; promotes refolding of misfolded polypeptides especially under stressful conditions; forms two stacked rings of heptamers to form a barrel-shaped 14mer; ends can be capped by GroES; misfolded proteins enter the barrel where they are refolded when GroES binds), whose product MAKEIFYSDDARNKLYEGVRKLNDAVKVTMGPRGRNVLIQKSFGAPTITKDGVSVAKEVELKDTIENMGANLVREVASKTNDQAGDGTTTATVLAHAIFKEGLRNVTAGANPIEIKRGMDKEVAALVEELKNISKKVSGSKEIAQIATISANSDESIGKLIADAMEKVGKDGVITVEEAKSIQDELNVVEGMQFDRGYLSPYFITNPEKMQVELSNPFILLFDKKITNLKDLLPVLEQIQKTGKPLLIIAEDIEGEALATLVVNKLRGVLNISAVKAPGFGDRRKAMLEDIAILTGGEVISEELGRTLEGATINDLGQASSVVIDKDNTTIVNGAGEKAAIDARINQIKAQIAETTSDYDKEKLQERLAKLSGGVAVIKVGAATETEMKEKKDRVDDALSATRAAVEEGIVVGGGSALIVASKRVKLELKGDEAIGAEIVRRALRAPLRQIAENAGFDAGVVANVIETSDDTNCGFNAINGEYVNMFEAGIIDPVKVERVALQNAVSVASLLLTTEATISELKEDKPLPAMPDMGGMGGMGGMM is encoded by the coding sequence ATGGCAAAAGAAATTTTTTATTCAGATGATGCTAGAAATAAGCTATATGAAGGTGTTCGCAAACTAAATGATGCTGTTAAAGTTACGATGGGACCACGCGGTAGAAATGTGCTTATTCAAAAAAGCTTTGGTGCTCCAACTATCACAAAAGATGGCGTGAGTGTAGCTAAAGAGGTAGAACTAAAAGATACGATAGAAAATATGGGTGCAAACCTAGTTCGTGAAGTAGCTAGTAAGACAAACGACCAAGCAGGCGATGGCACTACTACTGCAACAGTTTTAGCTCATGCTATATTTAAAGAAGGGCTTAGAAACGTTACTGCTGGAGCAAATCCAATAGAGATAAAACGTGGTATGGATAAAGAGGTGGCAGCACTTGTTGAAGAGCTAAAAAATATCTCTAAAAAAGTATCTGGCTCAAAAGAGATCGCACAAATCGCTACAATATCGGCAAATTCAGACGAAAGTATTGGTAAGCTAATTGCTGATGCGATGGAGAAAGTCGGCAAAGATGGCGTTATAACAGTTGAGGAGGCAAAATCAATACAAGATGAGTTAAATGTAGTTGAGGGTATGCAGTTTGACCGTGGTTATTTAAGCCCATATTTCATCACAAACCCTGAAAAAATGCAAGTTGAGCTAAGCAATCCATTTATATTGCTTTTTGATAAAAAGATTACAAATTTAAAAGATTTATTACCAGTTTTAGAGCAAATTCAAAAGACAGGTAAGCCTCTTTTAATTATCGCAGAGGATATTGAAGGTGAGGCATTAGCGACACTTGTTGTAAATAAACTTCGTGGCGTTTTAAATATCTCAGCTGTTAAAGCACCTGGGTTTGGCGACCGCAGAAAGGCTATGCTTGAAGATATCGCTATCTTAACAGGCGGCGAGGTAATCAGCGAAGAGCTAGGTAGAACGCTTGAGGGTGCTACGATAAATGACTTAGGACAAGCATCAAGCGTTGTGATAGATAAAGATAATACAACTATTGTAAATGGTGCTGGTGAGAAGGCAGCGATAGATGCTAGAATAAATCAGATAAAAGCTCAAATCGCTGAGACTACAAGTGATTATGATAAAGAAAAATTACAAGAGCGTTTAGCTAAGCTAAGTGGTGGTGTTGCAGTTATTAAAGTAGGTGCTGCAACTGAGACTGAGATGAAAGAGAAAAAAGACCGTGTAGATGATGCTTTAAGTGCTACACGTGCAGCCGTAGAAGAGGGTATCGTAGTCGGTGGTGGCTCAGCTCTTATTGTCGCTTCAAAACGTGTGAAACTTGAACTAAAAGGTGATGAGGCGATCGGTGCTGAGATAGTTCGCCGTGCATTGCGTGCACCACTTCGCCAGATCGCTGAAAACGCTGGTTTTGATGCTGGTGTGGTTGCAAATGTGATAGAGACAAGTGATGATACAAATTGCGGCTTTAATGCTATTAATGGAGAGTATGTGAATATGTTTGAAGCAGGTATTATTGATCCTGTTAAAGTTGAGCGTGTAGCACTTCAAAACGCCGTATCTGTGGCTAGTTTATTGCTAACTACAGAGGCTACTATAAGTGAACTAAAAGAGGATAAACCGCTTCCAGCGATGCCTGATATGGGCGGAATGGGCGGCATGGGTGGAATGATGTAG
- the groES gene encoding co-chaperone GroES, with protein sequence MNFQPLGKRVLVERVEETKTTASGIIIPDNAKEKPLSGEVKAIGAEVEGIKVGDKVVFAKYAGTEINLDDKAYLVLNTDDVLGIIK encoded by the coding sequence ATGAATTTTCAACCATTAGGAAAACGCGTTCTAGTTGAGCGTGTGGAAGAGACCAAAACCACAGCTTCAGGCATCATTATACCTGATAATGCTAAAGAGAAACCTTTAAGTGGTGAAGTAAAAGCAATAGGTGCTGAGGTGGAAGGTATAAAAGTTGGCGATAAAGTTGTATTCGCAAAGTATGCAGGAACCGAGATAAATTTAGATGATAAGGCATACCTTGTACTAAATACTGATGATGTTTTAGGTATAATTAAATAA